Proteins encoded within one genomic window of Nitrospirota bacterium:
- the fbp gene encoding class 1 fructose-bisphosphatase, whose protein sequence is MKIKTIEQHILDQQRKFPGASGEFSGLLYDIALAAKMIAKQVNMAGLANVIGSTGEVNIQGEVVQKMDTYANELLINILTNGGKTCAIASEENENIIEVHDEFLVGKYAINMDPLDGSSNIGANVSIGTIFSIHRKISKGHKGSEEDCLQKGSRQACAGYIIYGSSTMMVYTTGTGVHGFTLDPSVGEFILSHENIQIPELCKIYSVNEGNYAYWDEGTRRYIDSLKKIDKASGRPYTSRYIGSLVSDFHRNLLYGGIFLYPADYKKDPSTPEGKLRILFEASPIAFIAEQAGGYATTGTHRILDIKPEHLHQRVPLIVGNKSEVLRYEEFLRENQGSK, encoded by the coding sequence ATGAAAATAAAAACCATTGAACAACATATATTAGATCAGCAGAGGAAATTTCCAGGTGCCTCAGGAGAGTTTTCAGGTTTGCTTTATGATATTGCACTTGCGGCAAAGATGATAGCAAAACAGGTAAACATGGCAGGGCTGGCTAATGTAATAGGCTCTACCGGAGAAGTTAATATTCAGGGTGAGGTAGTTCAGAAGATGGACACCTACGCCAATGAGCTTCTTATAAACATACTTACAAACGGTGGTAAGACATGCGCTATAGCCTCAGAGGAAAATGAAAACATTATAGAGGTACATGATGAATTCCTTGTAGGAAAGTATGCAATCAATATGGACCCTCTTGACGGGTCATCAAACATCGGGGCAAATGTCAGTATAGGAACAATTTTCTCCATCCATCGAAAAATAAGTAAAGGCCATAAAGGTTCCGAGGAAGACTGCCTGCAGAAAGGCTCACGTCAGGCATGTGCAGGATATATTATATACGGGTCATCTACAATGATGGTATACACCACGGGTACCGGTGTTCATGGATTCACTCTCGACCCTTCAGTCGGAGAATTTATACTATCCCATGAAAACATACAGATACCTGAACTGTGCAAGATATATAGTGTAAATGAAGGAAACTATGCTTACTGGGATGAAGGTACAAGAAGGTATATTGATTCCCTGAAAAAGATAGACAAGGCAAGCGGCAGGCCATATACATCACGTTATATAGGCTCCCTTGTGTCGGACTTCCATAGGAACCTCCTGTACGGCGGGATATTCTTATATCCGGCAGATTATAAAAAAGACCCATCAACGCCTGAAGGAAAATTAAGAATCCTGTTTGAGGCATCACCCATCGCATTTATTGCAGAACAGGCAGGCGGCTATGCAACAACCGGAACACATAGGATACTGGATATTAAACCTGAACACCTCCATCAGCGAGTACCTCTGATAGTCGGTAACAAAAGTGAAGTTTTACGATACGAAGAATTTCTCAGGGAAAATCAGGGATCGAAATAA
- a CDS encoding PilT/PilU family type 4a pilus ATPase, with amino-acid sequence MAANLYELLQLMIERGASDLHITTGSPPQLRINGKLTPVSSTPLAASDTKQMCYSILTESQKQRFEEENELDLSFGVKALSRFRANIFIQRGAVGAAIRSIPFSLKTFEDLGLPPVVSELVKKARGLILVTGPTGSGKSTTLAAMIDKINTDRQEHIVTIEDPIEFIHNHKMCIVNQREVHADTKSFKNALKYILRQDPDVVLIGEMRDLETIESALTISETGHLTFATLHTNSSIQTINRIVDVFPAHQQPQIRAQLSFVLEGVLSQQLLPRKDGKGRVLAAEVMIPNPAIRNLIREDKIHQIYSVMQTGQSKFGMQTMNQSLYDLLTRNLLGKDEAIGRSNQPDELISMINRGGMSAGGMR; translated from the coding sequence ATGGCTGCCAACTTATATGAGCTCCTCCAGCTTATGATTGAGCGCGGGGCTTCAGACCTTCATATTACAACAGGTTCCCCGCCTCAGCTCAGGATTAATGGTAAGTTAACCCCTGTCAGCAGTACACCTCTTGCGGCATCCGATACAAAACAGATGTGTTACAGCATTCTTACTGAGTCTCAGAAACAGAGATTTGAAGAGGAGAATGAACTGGATTTATCCTTTGGTGTGAAGGCATTAAGCAGGTTCAGGGCTAATATCTTTATTCAGAGAGGTGCTGTCGGTGCAGCAATCCGCTCTATCCCGTTCAGCCTGAAAACTTTTGAGGACCTGGGACTTCCTCCGGTTGTCAGCGAGCTTGTGAAAAAGGCAAGAGGGCTTATCCTTGTTACCGGCCCGACCGGAAGCGGTAAATCCACTACCCTTGCGGCAATGATTGATAAGATCAACACTGACAGGCAGGAGCATATTGTTACCATTGAAGATCCTATAGAATTTATTCATAACCACAAGATGTGTATTGTAAATCAGAGGGAGGTACATGCTGATACAAAATCTTTTAAAAATGCACTAAAGTATATCCTCAGACAGGACCCGGATGTTGTGCTGATCGGTGAAATGAGAGACCTTGAGACTATTGAATCCGCCCTTACAATCTCTGAGACAGGTCATCTTACATTTGCTACATTACATACCAATTCGAGTATTCAGACTATAAACCGTATTGTAGATGTGTTTCCTGCACATCAGCAGCCGCAGATCAGGGCACAGCTCTCTTTTGTCCTTGAAGGTGTGCTTTCACAGCAATTATTACCGCGGAAAGATGGAAAGGGGAGGGTGCTTGCTGCTGAGGTTATGATACCTAATCCTGCAATAAGAAATCTTATCAGAGAGGATAAGATTCATCAGATATATTCCGTTATGCAGACAGGTCAGAGTAAGTTCGGGATGCAGACTATGAATCAATCGCTTTATGACCTGCTGACACGCAATTTACTTGGAAAAGATGAGGCAATCGGAAGGTCAAATCAACCTGATGAACTAATCTCCATGATAAACCGCGGCGGTATGTCCGCAGGAGGTATGAGATAA
- a CDS encoding shikimate dehydrogenase — protein MKITGKTKVIGIIGWPVSHSLSPVMHNAAFEFLGLDYCYVPFAIKPENLKEAVEAVTALNIAGLNVTVPHKENVLKYVYELSEEAGMIGAVNTLKVTDKGLAGYNTDGTGFINAIKEAGNPVTNKRLLILGSGGSAKAVVFKSASEGVEGIIIANRTVSKAIALMKQVKEYFPLLNIEVTGTGYDELKGAIEKVDTVVNTTSVGLRKEDSSPVPGELIHKGLFIYDLIYNPYETTFLRYAKAAGCRYSNGLGMLIHQGAESFRIWTGVEPPVEVMRQAVERAMSKL, from the coding sequence ATGAAAATTACAGGTAAAACAAAGGTTATCGGCATAATAGGCTGGCCTGTAAGCCATAGCCTGTCACCTGTAATGCACAATGCTGCGTTTGAATTCCTTGGCCTTGACTACTGTTACGTACCCTTTGCAATCAAACCTGAAAACCTTAAAGAGGCAGTAGAGGCTGTAACTGCCTTGAATATAGCCGGTCTTAACGTTACGGTCCCTCATAAGGAGAATGTCTTAAAGTATGTGTATGAACTTTCTGAAGAGGCCGGGATGATTGGTGCAGTCAATACTTTAAAAGTTACCGACAAAGGATTAGCAGGTTATAACACTGACGGGACAGGATTCATAAATGCTATAAAAGAGGCAGGCAATCCGGTGACAAATAAAAGGCTGCTGATATTGGGGAGCGGTGGTTCTGCAAAGGCCGTTGTTTTTAAATCTGCTTCTGAAGGTGTGGAAGGAATAATTATTGCCAATAGAACTGTCAGCAAGGCAATTGCATTGATGAAACAAGTTAAGGAATACTTTCCATTGTTAAATATTGAGGTAACAGGAACAGGATATGACGAACTTAAAGGTGCAATTGAGAAGGTTGATACTGTTGTAAATACAACATCCGTAGGTCTCAGAAAAGAAGACTCATCACCTGTGCCAGGAGAGCTTATTCATAAGGGGCTGTTTATTTATGACCTCATCTATAATCCGTATGAGACTACTTTTTTAAGATATGCAAAAGCAGCCGGCTGCCGGTATTCAAATGGACTCGGTATGCTTATACACCAGGGTGCAGAATCATTCAGGATATGGACAGGCGTGGAGCCGCCAGTTGAGGTGATGAGGCAGGCGGTGGAAAGAGCGATGAGCAAACTTTGA
- a CDS encoding HD domain-containing protein, with protein MKTQFIERLAGIKEGELIDDVFLVKNKQTSLRKDGRPYLMIKLSDRTGVIDGKVWENVEEFSGKFSAEDFVKVRGVISIYQGTREVNIKNIERVDDSIVNFSDFLASSEFDPDKMAEDLFLIINNISNPYLKRLLLLFYEDKNFITLFKIAPAAKDIHHAFLGGLLEHSLEIAGLCMDIKRHYKDIDIDLLITGAILHDIGKIKELRYTRVLDYTDEGRLIGHITIGVEMIDEKIRLIEGFPPRLAVHLRHLILSHQGTYEWGSPKMPQTLEAIILHYLDDMSAKVNIFRKSFAGGAKEQGELISYNKTLGRYLFRSVYDDPVSVPIPLTGDDNKHTDNSGAAGVTGVTQEKLL; from the coding sequence ATGAAAACACAGTTTATAGAAAGATTAGCCGGGATAAAAGAGGGTGAATTAATTGATGATGTCTTTCTTGTAAAAAACAAGCAGACATCTTTAAGAAAAGACGGCAGGCCCTACCTTATGATAAAGCTTTCTGACAGGACAGGTGTAATTGATGGCAAGGTTTGGGAGAATGTAGAAGAGTTCAGCGGAAAGTTCTCTGCAGAGGATTTTGTAAAGGTCAGGGGTGTAATATCAATTTATCAGGGTACTCGGGAAGTAAATATAAAAAATATAGAGCGTGTAGATGACAGTATAGTAAATTTTTCTGATTTTCTTGCATCGTCTGAATTCGACCCTGATAAGATGGCAGAAGACCTTTTTTTGATTATAAATAACATCAGTAATCCATATCTAAAGAGACTCTTATTGCTGTTTTATGAAGATAAAAATTTTATAACGCTATTCAAGATTGCCCCTGCGGCAAAGGACATACACCATGCATTTCTGGGCGGCCTGCTTGAACATTCCCTTGAAATTGCCGGACTCTGTATGGATATAAAGCGGCATTACAAAGATATTGATATAGACCTTCTCATTACCGGCGCTATTCTGCATGACATAGGTAAGATTAAGGAATTAAGATATACAAGGGTTCTTGACTATACTGATGAAGGCCGGTTGATTGGGCATATTACAATCGGGGTGGAGATGATAGATGAAAAGATAAGGCTTATTGAGGGTTTTCCCCCAAGGCTTGCCGTGCATTTACGACATTTGATTTTGAGCCATCAGGGTACTTATGAATGGGGCTCCCCCAAAATGCCGCAGACGCTTGAGGCAATAATACTTCATTATTTAGATGATATGAGTGCAAAGGTAAATATATTCAGGAAGTCATTTGCAGGAGGGGCAAAGGAACAGGGGGAATTAATCAGTTACAATAAAACGCTTGGGAGATACCTGTTCAGGAGTGTATATGATGACCCCGTTAGCGTACCCATACCGCTGACCGGTGATGACAATAAACATACCGACAACTCCGGTGCAGCCGGCGTAACCGGCGTAACCCAGGAGAAGCTGCTTTAG
- a CDS encoding type II secretion system F family protein: protein METYIWTGRTRDGKKQKGEVIGKNKDEVIAVLRKQNILVTSVTTRAKKLNINIPFLQAKVKDKDIAVFTRQFATMIDAGLPLIQCLDILAKQTENKTFATAINEIRQDVESGSTYADALKKHPRIFNDLYVNMVAAGEMGGILDTILARLSKYIEKNIRLKSQIRAALIYPSTIVAVAIIVIVVLLVWVIPIFAKMFTEFGGQLPAPTRIVIGMSDFMQRNFFLIVGITIACIFGLSRYYKTKNGRRTIDRLILRLPIFGMLMRKIAVAKFTSTLGTLISSGVPILDGLDIVARTAGNKIIEEGIVTTRQSISEGKTLSEPLEQTKVFPPMVVQMIAVGETTGALDTMLSKIADFYDDEVDATVAIMTSLLEPMLMIFLGIAIGSIVVAMYLPIFKLAGSIG from the coding sequence ATGGAGACTTATATCTGGACAGGAAGGACACGGGATGGGAAGAAACAAAAAGGTGAGGTAATCGGCAAAAACAAGGATGAGGTTATTGCCGTACTCAGGAAACAGAATATATTAGTAACTTCTGTAACAACCAGGGCAAAAAAATTAAATATTAACATCCCATTCTTACAGGCAAAGGTAAAAGATAAGGATATTGCTGTCTTTACCAGGCAGTTTGCGACAATGATAGATGCAGGCCTTCCCCTTATACAGTGTTTAGATATTTTAGCTAAACAGACTGAAAACAAGACATTCGCAACAGCGATAAATGAAATAAGGCAGGATGTGGAGTCAGGCTCGACTTATGCAGATGCACTTAAAAAACACCCCAGGATTTTTAATGACCTGTATGTAAATATGGTTGCAGCAGGCGAGATGGGTGGAATACTTGATACTATCCTTGCTAGGTTGTCTAAATATATAGAAAAAAACATCAGGCTTAAGAGTCAGATAAGGGCGGCACTTATATATCCATCAACAATAGTAGCGGTTGCAATAATTGTTATTGTCGTATTGCTCGTATGGGTTATACCGATATTTGCAAAGATGTTTACTGAGTTCGGAGGACAACTGCCTGCACCGACCAGGATTGTTATAGGTATGAGTGATTTTATGCAAAGGAATTTCTTTCTTATTGTCGGTATTACAATCGCATGCATATTTGGCCTTAGCAGATATTACAAGACTAAAAACGGCAGGAGAACTATAGACAGGCTTATTCTGCGTCTGCCGATATTCGGGATGCTTATGAGAAAGATTGCTGTAGCAAAGTTTACAAGTACTCTTGGAACCCTTATCAGCAGCGGTGTTCCTATACTTGACGGGCTTGATATTGTGGCGAGGACGGCAGGGAATAAGATTATAGAAGAAGGCATAGTTACTACGCGGCAGAGCATCAGTGAGGGGAAGACGTTATCTGAACCTCTTGAACAGACAAAGGTATTTCCCCCAATGGTTGTTCAGATGATTGCTGTAGGCGAGACGACCGGTGCGCTGGATACTATGCTTTCAAAGATTGCAGATTTCTATGATGACGAGGTTGATGCCACAGTAGCTATCATGACATCACTGCTTGAACCGATGCTGATGATATTTCTCGGAATAGCAATAGGTTCAATCGTAGTGGCAATGTATCTACCTATATTTAAACTCGCCGGTTCAATCGGATAA
- the pilB gene encoding type IV-A pilus assembly ATPase PilB, producing MNKIGKMLVTARLVSEENIAKALSVQEKEGGRLGSILVRLGFIKEQDLLDFLSKQYGVQSIELSKIEIDSAVIKLLPTEVVQKYNVIPIRRVGHVITIAMIDPSNIFAVDDIKFMTGYDVDVVIATESSILAAMNKYYDTSSVNLQQVLMSMDGADEGLNILAESETEEQVDLRELKEAVEEAPVVKLVNLILTDAIKKGASDIHIEAYEKRFRVRYRIDGVLYEVMNPPLKLRAALTSRLKIMAELDIAERRLPQDGRIKLRMKDREIDLRVSTLPCLFGEKVVLRILDKGSLSFDLAKLGFEPKAHEDLMKAIHAPYGMVLVTGPTGSGKSTTLYSALQQINEVGVNIMTAEDPVEYNMLGVNQVQMKEEIGLNFAAALRSFLRQDPDIVLVGEIRDYETAEIAVKAALTGHLVLSTLHTNDAPSTITRLLNMGIEPFLVASSLVLIIAQRLVRRICKDCKEEEKVIPAALIDLGFSEQDAHAIVCYKGKGCQTCNNTGYKGRVALYEVMLIDEEIKELILEGASATDIRKKAVVNGMKTLRMSGLTKLQEGVTTIEEILRTTFV from the coding sequence ATGAATAAAATCGGTAAAATGCTTGTAACTGCGAGGCTTGTCTCTGAAGAGAACATAGCTAAGGCGTTGTCGGTTCAAGAGAAGGAAGGGGGACGCCTCGGCAGTATCCTTGTGAGGCTCGGCTTTATAAAGGAACAGGACCTCCTTGATTTTTTAAGCAAACAATATGGTGTTCAATCAATAGAGCTATCTAAGATTGAGATTGATTCTGCGGTAATAAAATTACTCCCTACTGAGGTTGTCCAAAAATACAATGTGATACCTATACGCAGGGTCGGTCATGTAATAACAATTGCAATGATTGACCCGTCAAATATCTTTGCAGTTGATGATATTAAATTTATGACAGGTTATGATGTGGATGTTGTGATTGCAACTGAGAGTTCCATCCTTGCGGCAATGAACAAGTATTATGATACCAGCTCTGTTAATCTCCAGCAGGTATTAATGAGTATGGATGGTGCTGATGAGGGACTGAATATATTAGCTGAGTCTGAGACAGAAGAACAGGTAGACCTCAGGGAGTTAAAAGAGGCTGTTGAAGAGGCCCCGGTTGTAAAACTTGTCAACCTTATTCTGACAGATGCGATTAAAAAAGGGGCGAGTGATATTCATATAGAGGCGTACGAAAAAAGGTTTCGGGTACGTTACCGTATTGACGGTGTTCTTTATGAGGTCATGAATCCTCCGTTAAAACTGAGGGCAGCCCTTACATCGAGGCTGAAGATTATGGCAGAGCTTGATATAGCTGAAAGAAGACTGCCGCAGGACGGCAGGATAAAGTTAAGGATGAAGGACAGGGAGATTGACCTCCGTGTAAGTACACTACCGTGTCTTTTTGGAGAGAAGGTTGTGTTAAGAATATTGGACAAGGGTTCACTAAGCTTTGATCTGGCAAAACTTGGTTTTGAACCGAAGGCACATGAAGACCTGATGAAGGCAATACACGCACCTTATGGTATGGTACTTGTTACAGGCCCGACCGGAAGCGGCAAGAGTACAACCCTATACTCTGCACTCCAGCAGATTAACGAGGTTGGGGTTAATATTATGACAGCCGAAGACCCTGTTGAATATAATATGCTTGGGGTAAATCAGGTGCAGATGAAAGAGGAGATCGGCCTGAACTTTGCTGCTGCCTTGAGGTCGTTTCTGAGGCAGGACCCTGATATTGTGTTAGTGGGAGAGATAAGGGATTATGAGACTGCTGAGATAGCAGTTAAGGCAGCCCTGACAGGACACCTTGTTTTAAGTACCCTTCATACCAATGATGCACCGAGTACCATTACAAGACTTCTGAATATGGGCATAGAGCCGTTCCTTGTAGCCTCTTCTCTTGTCCTGATTATTGCACAAAGGCTTGTAAGGCGTATTTGCAAGGATTGTAAAGAAGAGGAGAAGGTTATTCCCGCTGCATTGATTGACCTCGGCTTTAGTGAACAGGATGCCCATGCCATTGTATGTTATAAAGGAAAGGGGTGTCAGACCTGCAATAATACCGGTTATAAAGGACGTGTTGCCTTGTATGAAGTTATGTTAATTGATGAAGAGATAAAGGAATTAATATTAGAGGGTGCATCAGCAACGGATATTAGAAAGAAGGCGGTTGTTAATGGGATGAAGACTTTGAGGATGAGCGGATTAACAAAGCTGCAGGAAGGTGTTACTACTATTGAAGAGATACTTAGAACTACTTTTGTGTAA
- the pgsA gene encoding CDP-diacylglycerol--glycerol-3-phosphate 3-phosphatidyltransferase, with amino-acid sequence MKNLPNLITIIRILSIPFFIYLLINDHDIYALYVFIFAGISDALDGFIARTWNLKTKLGAYLDPIADKLLILSSYVTLVLLSKLQVWISVVVIGRDVLLGVMGLIMLKFIDLRTYNIRPSIIGKVTTVMQIITILLVLSGNKGSLFSIVLWITAAATISSGLHYLYRECRILW; translated from the coding sequence TTGAAAAATCTACCTAATTTAATTACAATAATAAGGATATTATCTATTCCATTCTTTATATATCTGCTCATCAATGACCATGATATATATGCACTTTATGTATTTATCTTTGCCGGTATTTCTGATGCATTAGATGGTTTTATTGCACGGACATGGAATTTAAAGACAAAACTTGGGGCTTATTTAGATCCTATAGCCGATAAGCTTCTGATCCTTTCATCTTATGTGACCCTTGTCTTATTATCAAAGCTGCAGGTATGGATTTCAGTTGTAGTTATCGGGAGGGATGTCCTACTCGGGGTTATGGGATTAATAATGCTGAAATTCATTGACCTTCGTACTTATAATATCCGGCCTTCGATAATAGGCAAAGTTACAACAGTGATGCAGATAATTACTATCCTGCTGGTCTTATCCGGAAACAAAGGGAGTCTTTTTTCTATTGTGTTATGGATTACAGCCGCTGCAACAATATCTTCCGGCTTGCATTATTTATACAGAGAGTGCAGGATATTATGGTGA
- a CDS encoding type II toxin-antitoxin system HicA family toxin, with protein MKRKELIRHLERHGCVLLREGAKHSRYINLADTTKSTTVPRHAEIADLLAIKICRQIGIPDPK; from the coding sequence ATGAAAAGAAAAGAATTAATACGGCATTTAGAACGTCATGGGTGTGTCCTATTAAGAGAAGGGGCAAAGCACTCCCGTTATATAAATCTTGCCGATACAACTAAATCAACCACTGTCCCTAGACATGCAGAAATTGCCGACCTTCTGGCAATCAAGATTTGCAGACAGATTGGAATTCCCGACCCAAAATAA
- a CDS encoding Fic family protein, whose protein sequence is MLNSNKRNQKGKLDEKASKKAQHKKPAEESGKVAEKPRRYKLSQESLSGKGAKLGSKVHGVREGACGYRPPEGTSGEGEDSTQPIDSTRYFETVQGIKSYSEIYEIIAVAVTKAIEKIIDALPERIQFTTDWICTLHKDIAGSLFDWAGRFRNVNVQVGQHTPPSFYEVPALMKLYCDDLSTRLSSAEKTINIKEIAELLAWADWRFQWIHPFRDLNGRIGRILLTAILIRLKLPPTETASVESREKQEYLKAIRLADKQDLSVLTEIWLHRLLKGVKEDKGK, encoded by the coding sequence ATGTTAAATTCTAATAAAAGGAATCAAAAAGGGAAATTAGATGAAAAGGCAAGTAAAAAAGCTCAACATAAAAAACCTGCAGAAGAATCTGGAAAAGTGGCAGAAAAACCACGAAGATATAAACTCTCTCAGGAAAGCCTATCAGGAAAAGGTGCTAAGTTGGGTAGTAAAGTCCATGGAGTTCGAGAAGGAGCCTGTGGATATAGGCCGCCTGAAGGAACTTCTGGAGAGGGAGAAGACAGCACCCAACCGATAGATTCAACCCGCTATTTTGAGACTGTTCAAGGGATTAAATCTTATTCCGAGATTTATGAAATTATTGCAGTTGCTGTTACAAAGGCAATAGAAAAGATTATAGATGCCCTTCCAGAGAGAATTCAATTTACCACAGATTGGATTTGTACTCTTCACAAAGATATTGCAGGTTCACTCTTTGACTGGGCAGGCCGCTTTAGGAATGTAAATGTTCAGGTCGGACAGCATACGCCACCGTCATTTTATGAAGTCCCTGCCCTTATGAAGCTCTATTGCGATGACCTATCAACAAGGCTTTCCAGTGCAGAAAAGACAATAAATATTAAAGAAATAGCAGAGCTGCTTGCATGGGCAGATTGGCGTTTTCAATGGATTCATCCATTTAGAGACTTAAACGGCCGTATAGGTAGAATTTTATTGACCGCTATTCTTATTAGATTAAAACTGCCGCCTACTGAAACAGCATCTGTTGAATCGAGGGAAAAGCAAGAATATCTCAAGGCCATTCGATTGGCAGACAAGCAAGATTTATCTGTACTTACTGAAATCTGGTTACATCGTCTGTTAAAGGGTGTTAAAGAAGATAAAGGAAAATAA
- a CDS encoding type II toxin-antitoxin system HicB family antitoxin: MKIKATFVKDGEWWVAWSEDVPGALTQGKTIEEAKENLIDAIHEMQRPIDISSLPKTDVVLEEIEV, from the coding sequence TTGAAAATAAAAGCTACTTTTGTAAAGGACGGAGAGTGGTGGGTGGCATGGTCAGAAGATGTCCCTGGGGCGCTTACACAAGGAAAAACCATTGAAGAAGCAAAAGAGAATCTTATAGATGCCATACATGAAATGCAAAGACCTATTGATATTTCATCGCTACCCAAAACTGATGTTGTATTAGAAGAAATTGAAGTATGA
- a CDS encoding PAS domain S-box protein, with protein MEELSNKLKKFMAIRVIAVTFFLGSFLFLGIKYKEGPFLIPTFYSLIATTYLFTLIYAVLFNRVSSKVSTYIQLFGDLILITVLVAASDGIESPFVFLYLFSIIPASIMLYRTGAMTAASAASILYGLIADIQFYNIVPFMQVTTLSAKAFFYVLSLHITAFFAVAYLSSSAVETLRRMREELREKSSNLVELQTFNANVAQCMSTGLLTTDEGGRITSFNRAAEEITGYKWEEVKGRPYIEIIPAKKLEDILHKPEDILPIYRFESEMPRKDRVNITLGLNVSRLKDEAGHIRGVIGIFQDLTKIKEMEMEVKKREKMAMIGELAAGMAHEIRNPLASLSGSMQILKQELSLDEDHNRLMNIALREMDRLNKTITDFLIYAKPIPLQKRVMNINDLLIDAIELLKNSEALRSSDISLQTEFKEDSIMASIDPHQISQVFWNLSLNAVQAMSKKGAEGGVFTISSRKGTMLEISEKERSGIKEWVEIIFKDTGEGIDEKILDKIFVPFYTTKENGSGLGLSIVHRVIEEHGGRIFVKSKPGKGTQFTLYIPAE; from the coding sequence TTGGAAGAACTAAGCAATAAACTGAAAAAGTTTATGGCGATAAGGGTGATTGCCGTCACCTTTTTCCTCGGTTCATTTTTATTTCTCGGTATAAAGTATAAAGAAGGCCCTTTTTTAATTCCTACCTTTTATTCACTGATTGCAACCACATATTTATTTACACTTATATATGCAGTCCTTTTCAATCGTGTTAGTTCTAAGGTCTCCACTTATATACAGTTATTCGGGGATTTAATCCTTATAACAGTGCTTGTAGCGGCATCTGACGGTATAGAAAGCCCGTTTGTATTCCTGTATCTGTTTTCGATTATACCGGCCTCCATTATGCTTTATAGGACCGGGGCCATGACGGCGGCATCTGCGGCGAGCATATTGTATGGCTTGATTGCAGATATCCAGTTTTATAATATTGTCCCCTTTATGCAGGTAACTACCTTGTCTGCTAAGGCATTTTTCTATGTTCTGTCTCTGCACATAACAGCCTTTTTTGCAGTGGCATATTTGAGCAGCAGTGCTGTAGAAACATTGAGGCGTATGAGGGAAGAGTTAAGAGAGAAGTCCAGTAACCTTGTGGAACTCCAGACCTTTAATGCTAATGTAGCGCAGTGTATGAGTACCGGTTTATTAACAACAGATGAGGGGGGCAGGATTACATCGTTTAACCGTGCTGCAGAGGAGATAACAGGTTATAAATGGGAGGAGGTTAAGGGCAGGCCATATATAGAAATAATCCCTGCAAAAAAACTGGAAGATATACTGCATAAACCTGAGGATATACTCCCGATTTACCGTTTTGAGAGTGAAATGCCGCGCAAAGACAGGGTTAATATAACACTTGGTTTAAACGTGTCGCGGCTGAAAGATGAAGCAGGCCACATTAGGGGCGTTATAGGTATTTTCCAGGATCTAACGAAGATCAAAGAGATGGAGATGGAGGTTAAAAAAAGAGAGAAGATGGCGATGATAGGTGAACTGGCCGCGGGTATGGCACATGAGATAAGAAATCCTCTTGCATCCTTGAGCGGTTCAATGCAGATATTAAAGCAGGAGCTATCACTTGATGAAGACCACAACCGTTTAATGAATATTGCTCTGAGGGAGATGGACAGGCTTAATAAAACGATAACAGATTTTCTAATTTATGCTAAACCTATTCCACTTCAGAAGAGGGTGATGAATATTAATGACCTGCTGATTGATGCCATAGAATTATTGAAAAATAGTGAGGCGCTCAGGAGTTCTGATATATCACTGCAGACAGAGTTTAAAGAAGATTCAATCATGGCATCAATAGATCCCCATCAGATCTCTCAGGTGTTCTGGAATCTGTCACTCAATGCAGTGCAGGCGATGTCTAAAAAAGGCGCAGAAGGAGGGGTATTTACTATTTCTTCAAGAAAAGGCACTATGTTGGAAATCAGTGAAAAAGAAAGGTCCGGAATAAAAGAATGGGTAGAGATTATTTTCAAAGATACCGGTGAAGGTATTGATGAGAAAATTCTAGATAAGATTTTTGTGCCTTTTTATACCACAAAAGAAAACGGCTCAGGCCTTGGGTTATCAATCGTTCACAGGGTAATTGAGGAACATGGGGGAAGGATATTCGTTAAGAGTAAGCCCGGCAAAGGGACTCAGTTTACATTGTATATACCGGCAGAGTAG